The Candidatus Binataceae bacterium genome includes a region encoding these proteins:
- the lpxD gene encoding UDP-3-O-(3-hydroxymyristoyl)glucosamine N-acyltransferase — protein sequence MKLKELAARLELELRGDGETEILAPAPIEAAGPGMIIFVAAEKFAPTLERTSAAAAIVAREFVDKARCPALISANPYADFARTVGIFFPPYRPLPGIHPSAQIADDVKLGENASIGPNAVIGAGTTLGRNAVLHANATIYPNVRIGDDFTCHSQAVVREGCTIGNRVTILDGAVIGADGFGFVEDHGGLVKIPQVGTVVLEDDVEIGAKSTVDRAMLGATILHRGVKLDDQVHIGHNCEVGEYTRLCAQVGIGGSTKIGKWCLFGGQAAAPDHLTIGDRVMVAARGALHRDTPDGAVMAGCPAVEIGVWRRYVAGWPRLTEILRRLRALEKQLEDDEDR from the coding sequence ATGAAACTCAAGGAACTCGCCGCTCGGCTGGAATTGGAGCTGCGTGGCGATGGCGAAACCGAGATTCTTGCCCCAGCGCCAATCGAAGCGGCCGGTCCTGGCATGATCATCTTCGTGGCCGCGGAGAAATTCGCGCCGACCCTCGAGCGAACTTCGGCGGCGGCGGCCATTGTCGCGCGCGAATTCGTCGACAAGGCGCGATGCCCGGCGTTGATTAGCGCGAATCCTTACGCCGACTTTGCGCGCACGGTCGGCATTTTCTTTCCCCCTTATCGCCCACTGCCGGGAATCCATCCGAGCGCACAAATCGCGGATGATGTGAAGCTGGGAGAGAACGCTTCGATTGGACCCAACGCGGTGATCGGCGCAGGTACCACACTGGGCCGCAACGCCGTGCTGCACGCTAACGCAACCATCTATCCGAACGTTCGCATCGGCGACGATTTTACTTGCCACAGCCAGGCGGTGGTTCGCGAAGGTTGCACCATCGGCAACCGAGTGACGATTCTCGATGGAGCCGTGATTGGTGCGGACGGGTTCGGCTTCGTCGAAGACCATGGTGGACTGGTGAAGATTCCCCAGGTCGGGACCGTGGTTCTCGAGGACGACGTCGAGATCGGCGCCAAATCGACCGTCGACCGGGCGATGCTCGGCGCCACGATTTTACACCGTGGCGTGAAACTCGACGACCAGGTCCATATCGGCCACAACTGCGAAGTCGGAGAATACACGCGGTTGTGCGCGCAAGTCGGTATCGGCGGCTCAACCAAAATCGGCAAATGGTGCCTGTTCGGCGGCCAGGCCGCTGCTCCCGATCACCTCACGATCGGCGATCGCGTAATGGTCGCCGCGCGAGGCGCACTGCATCGCGATACACCCGATGGGGCGGTCATGGCGGGCTGCCCGGCCGTCGAGATTGGGGTGTGGCGCCGCTACGTTGCGGGTTGGCCACGTCTGACGGAAATTCTGCGACGCCTGCGCGCGCTCGAAAAACAGTTGGAAGACGATGAGGACAGGTGA
- the waaF gene encoding lipopolysaccharide heptosyltransferase II, which produces MDHSVQPPPQRIVVKEVNWLGDLVMSLPALRAIRRSFPRARISVVTKSELASFFDGVEWINEIIPYTVRRGIRGRGDRRAVVNTIRSRGFDLAVLFPNSFESALWVWRARIPRRAGYIRDLRGLMLTHKIAPPPQAMNDHQVHYWLTMVQKTIGVSGDAGDFALTADPNRLQEMAAWLHAHRRRKGSPLIAIAPAAAFGPAKEWPTMHFVQLINDLAERHDAECVLVGAPDDRPQCATIASASRHGALIAAGETNVGQLVALLKLADGFVGNDSGAMHVAAALGQPTVGIFGSTNPARTGPLGPRTRVLWQHLICSPCLARTCRFGHYNCLREITPGGALGALHALGAIQ; this is translated from the coding sequence ATGGATCACTCGGTTCAACCACCCCCACAACGTATCGTTGTAAAAGAAGTCAATTGGCTCGGCGACCTCGTTATGAGTCTGCCTGCCTTGCGCGCGATTCGCCGTTCGTTCCCGCGCGCACGCATCTCCGTTGTGACGAAAAGCGAGTTGGCAAGCTTCTTCGATGGAGTGGAATGGATCAATGAAATAATCCCCTACACGGTCCGCCGCGGTATTCGTGGTCGTGGCGATCGCCGCGCGGTGGTTAACACCATCCGATCGCGTGGATTTGACCTGGCCGTCTTGTTTCCCAACAGCTTCGAATCCGCGTTGTGGGTTTGGAGGGCGCGAATTCCGCGCCGGGCCGGGTACATAAGGGACTTGCGCGGCCTAATGCTCACCCACAAGATCGCCCCGCCTCCGCAGGCCATGAACGACCACCAGGTTCACTACTGGCTCACCATGGTGCAGAAGACGATCGGCGTATCAGGAGACGCAGGGGATTTTGCTCTGACCGCCGACCCAAACCGCCTGCAGGAGATGGCCGCCTGGCTCCATGCGCATCGCAGGCGTAAGGGTTCGCCCTTGATTGCTATCGCCCCTGCCGCCGCGTTCGGTCCCGCCAAGGAGTGGCCGACGATGCATTTCGTCCAGCTCATCAATGACCTCGCCGAGCGTCACGATGCCGAATGCGTCCTGGTAGGTGCGCCCGATGACCGTCCGCAATGTGCGACGATCGCGTCGGCCTCGCGCCACGGCGCGCTGATCGCCGCCGGAGAAACCAACGTCGGCCAGCTGGTCGCGTTGCTCAAGTTAGCTGATGGGTTTGTCGGCAATGATTCCGGCGCGATGCACGTCGCGGCTGCGCTCGGACAGCCTACGGTAGGAATTTTCGGCTCTACAAATCCCGCGCGGACCGGCCCGCTGGGACCCAGAACCCGGGTTCTGTGGCAGCATCTCATCTGCAGCCCCTGCCTCGCGCGCACCTGCCGCTTCGGGCACTACAACTGTCTTCGGGAGATAACTCCCGGCGGCGCGCTCGGCGCTTTGCACGCGCTGGGCGCCATACAGTGA
- a CDS encoding GNAT family N-acetyltransferase — protein MSEFSIRMPSEDDWRAILNLANQSLMEVPGAPSQQEWLENRRSYSPSEGIQRHIVATSGDQIVGYACIEHRDNFKLHPPAINAPHGEYRLFVVVAPSDRSTLGTRLLKLLGRQLIDLGALRAWTTEYEADAHFVSYLERMGFVRQTSFRLPDGTTAVRLIMDAPFQSLAAAEES, from the coding sequence TTGAGCGAATTCAGCATTCGTATGCCCAGCGAGGACGACTGGCGCGCGATCTTGAACCTGGCCAACCAGTCGCTAATGGAAGTACCAGGTGCACCCAGCCAGCAAGAGTGGCTGGAAAATCGGAGGTCGTACTCGCCGTCGGAAGGCATACAACGACACATTGTCGCCACCTCAGGCGATCAGATCGTCGGGTACGCCTGTATCGAGCACCGCGACAATTTTAAACTCCATCCGCCCGCGATTAACGCGCCGCACGGTGAATACCGGCTGTTTGTAGTTGTGGCTCCATCGGACCGCTCAACCCTGGGCACTCGATTGCTCAAGCTGCTTGGCCGCCAATTGATCGACCTTGGCGCTCTCCGTGCGTGGACCACGGAATACGAGGCGGATGCCCACTTCGTGTCATACCTGGAACGGATGGGATTTGTCCGCCAAACGAGCTTCAGACTGCCAGATGGAACCACTGCGGTCAGACTGATCATGGATGCTCCGTTTCAATCGCTCGCCGCCGCGGAGGAATCTTGA